The genomic DNA AAATGATTTTGCAATTAACGCACCAGTCGTGCCTTTAACCATGATCATATCATTCGGCATCAATAATGGATTAAAATTCATATCGCCAGTTTCTAGGAATTTCTTGATATCAAACTCAATAATCTTCTCTTGCGGCTTTCCATTTGTACCATTAGTTTCTAGTTCAAAAGTTCTGACAATTTTTATTTTGGAAAGTTTTGCATTTGCAGAAGGTCCACCGGCATATGATATCAAAGAAACCAGGTCCGTATTGCGTGGAACAAGATATTGTCCAGGAGCTTGTACGAAACCCCAAATATTCACTTTTATGAGCAATTCATCGTCCGACCCAATTTGATATTGTGCACCTCTATTTTGAAAATTGAGGATCGTACTTCCCTGAGCATAAGCATTAGTAAAAATCACAAACCCAAGGAATAAACAAAAGATTATTACTCCCAATTTGTAAAATTGA from candidate division KSB1 bacterium includes the following:
- a CDS encoding SLBB domain-containing protein, encoding MIHQFYKLGVIIFCLFLGFVIFTNAYAQGSTILNFQNRGAQYQIGSDDELLIKVNIWGFVQAPGQYLVPRNTDLVSLISYAGGPSANAKLSKIKIVRTFELETNGTNGKPQEKIIEFDIKKFLETGDMNFNPLLMPNDMIMVKGTTGALIAKSFQILGQLAIIANLTYLIIRIQR